Proteins encoded by one window of Sediminicoccus rosea:
- a CDS encoding CoA synthetase, producing MSYRTEELLAVSIARLIRAVPTAHIAVGAASPIPAAACWLCVKQGAPLRLSLLHKRTGNPFTDGSRELFDLTGQGRVDLFFLGGGEIDGQANLNLIGTGGWPGMEVRFPGSFGSAFMYFMAGRTILFREEHSPRVLVDRVAHISAPGISEPGVFRRGHAQALVTGRCVFHFHPEKGRFSLASIHAGETLESIRAMTGFDFDVAPDVGETPAPTDEELALLRGAVCDEMLETYPDFCARVFGRKRAA from the coding sequence ATGAGCTACCGGACCGAAGAACTCCTCGCCGTCTCCATCGCGCGGCTGATCCGCGCGGTGCCGACCGCGCATATCGCCGTCGGCGCCGCCTCGCCCATCCCGGCGGCCGCCTGCTGGCTCTGCGTGAAGCAGGGCGCGCCGCTGCGCCTCTCGCTGCTGCACAAGCGCACCGGCAATCCCTTCACCGATGGCTCGCGCGAGCTCTTCGACCTGACGGGCCAGGGCCGCGTGGACCTGTTCTTCCTGGGCGGCGGCGAGATTGACGGCCAGGCCAACCTCAACCTGATCGGCACGGGCGGCTGGCCGGGCATGGAGGTGCGCTTCCCCGGCAGCTTCGGCTCGGCCTTCATGTATTTCATGGCCGGCCGCACCATCCTGTTCCGCGAGGAGCACAGCCCGCGCGTGCTGGTGGACCGCGTGGCGCACATCTCCGCCCCTGGCATCTCCGAGCCCGGCGTCTTCCGCCGCGGCCACGCCCAGGCGCTGGTGACGGGCCGCTGCGTCTTCCACTTCCACCCGGAAAAGGGCCGCTTCTCGCTTGCTTCCATCCATGCGGGCGAGACGCTGGAGAGCATCCGCGCCATGACCGGCTTCGACTTCGACGTCGCCCCCGATGTGGGCGAGACACCCGCGCCGACCGACGAAGAGCTCGCTTTGCTGCGTGGCGCGGTCTGCGACGAGATGCTGGAGACCTATCCGGATTTCTGCGCCCGCGTCTTCGGCCGCAAGCGCGCGGCCTGA
- a CDS encoding CoA transferase subunit A, with amino-acid sequence MTLMNLDAMAASIPDGAMIALPPDNSLPSVALAKALIRRGAKRLRLVGVPISGFATDILIGAGCVEEVQTSAVTLGEAGFAPRFSAALKEGKLRILDATCPAIHTMLQATEKGVPFMPLRGLIGSDILANRPDWKVVESPFGTGEKITLLPALNPDVAVFHAVMADSAGNVWVGRRRECATIAHASKRALVTVERVVEGNFLEDERLCPGAINATYISGYAIAERGAQPAALLDEYGFDTQYVMDYARAAKTEAGFAAWCAEHVFGSQAVAAE; translated from the coding sequence ATGACCCTGATGAACCTGGACGCGATGGCGGCGAGCATCCCCGATGGGGCGATGATCGCGCTGCCGCCCGACAACTCCCTCCCCTCCGTGGCACTCGCCAAGGCGCTGATCCGCCGGGGTGCGAAGCGGCTGCGCCTGGTGGGCGTGCCCATCTCGGGCTTCGCGACCGACATCCTGATCGGCGCCGGCTGCGTGGAGGAGGTGCAGACCAGCGCCGTCACGCTCGGCGAAGCGGGCTTCGCGCCGCGCTTCTCGGCCGCGCTGAAGGAAGGGAAGCTCCGCATCCTGGACGCCACCTGCCCCGCCATCCACACCATGCTGCAGGCGACCGAGAAGGGCGTGCCCTTCATGCCGCTGCGCGGCCTCATCGGCAGCGACATCCTGGCCAACCGCCCGGACTGGAAGGTGGTGGAAAGCCCGTTCGGAACCGGCGAGAAGATCACCCTCCTGCCCGCCCTCAACCCCGATGTCGCGGTGTTCCACGCGGTGATGGCGGACAGCGCCGGCAATGTCTGGGTCGGCCGCCGCCGCGAATGCGCCACGATCGCCCATGCCAGCAAGCGGGCCTTGGTCACGGTGGAGCGCGTGGTGGAGGGCAATTTCCTGGAGGATGAGCGCCTCTGCCCCGGCGCCATCAACGCCACCTACATCTCGGGCTACGCCATCGCCGAGCGCGGCGCGCAGCCCGCCGCCCTGCTCGACGAATACGGCTTCGACACGCAATACGTCATGGACTATGCCCGCGCGGCCAAGACCGAGGCCGGCTTCGCCGCCTGGTGCGCGGAGCATGTGTTCGGCAGCCAGGCGGTGGCCGCGGAATGA
- a CDS encoding alpha/beta fold hydrolase: MSWPIQTGLHALGDVTTLSGEVIRGAKLSWKAHGRLSPARDNVILYPTSYAAQHQELEWLIGPDGILDPTRWFIIQPDMFGNGLSSSPSNDPEYPALVTAWDNVRAQRRLLTEQFGIERLACVYGWSMGAQQAYHWAAIFPEAVERIIAICGSARTAVHNQVFLRSLMAVLEAAPEHIGGGRFTAKPMAALRAYGRIYASWALSQDFYRAGRHLTNEPSLEAFLVNQWEARWMARDAGNLYAQARCWDAGDISANPLHGGDLARALGAIQARVLLLPGETDLYFRVADNAAELPHLRHGEMRVIPSINGHRAGNPQGFAEDTAFLKSATRAWLDA, encoded by the coding sequence ATGAGCTGGCCGATCCAGACGGGCCTGCACGCCCTGGGCGACGTGACCACCCTCTCGGGCGAGGTGATCCGCGGCGCGAAGCTGAGCTGGAAGGCGCATGGCAGGCTCTCGCCGGCGCGAGACAACGTGATCCTCTACCCCACCAGCTACGCGGCCCAGCACCAGGAGCTGGAATGGCTGATCGGGCCGGACGGCATCCTGGACCCGACGCGCTGGTTCATCATCCAGCCCGACATGTTCGGCAACGGCCTCTCATCCAGCCCGTCCAACGACCCCGAATACCCGGCGCTGGTGACCGCCTGGGACAATGTGCGCGCGCAGCGCCGCCTGCTGACCGAGCAGTTCGGCATCGAGCGCCTGGCCTGCGTCTATGGCTGGTCCATGGGCGCGCAGCAGGCCTATCACTGGGCCGCGATCTTCCCCGAGGCGGTGGAGCGCATCATCGCCATCTGCGGCAGCGCGCGCACCGCCGTGCACAACCAGGTCTTCCTCCGCAGCCTGATGGCGGTGCTGGAGGCCGCACCCGAGCATATCGGCGGCGGGCGCTTCACCGCCAAGCCCATGGCGGCGCTGCGCGCCTATGGCCGCATCTATGCGAGCTGGGCGCTGAGCCAGGATTTCTACCGCGCCGGCCGCCACCTCACCAACGAGCCGAGCCTCGAGGCCTTCCTGGTCAACCAGTGGGAGGCACGCTGGATGGCGCGCGACGCTGGCAATCTCTACGCCCAGGCGCGCTGCTGGGATGCCGGCGACATCAGCGCCAACCCGCTGCATGGCGGCGACCTCGCGCGCGCCCTGGGCGCCATCCAGGCCCGGGTGCTGCTGCTGCCGGGTGAGACCGACCTCTATTTCCGCGTGGCCGACAATGCGGCCGAACTGCCGCATCTGCGCCATGGCGAGATGCGCGTGATCCCCAGCATCAACGGCCACCGCGCCGGCAATCCGCAAGGCTTCGCCGAGGACACGGCATTCCTGAAATCCGCGACACGTGCCTGGCTGGATGCCTGA
- a CDS encoding GNAT family N-acetyltransferase — translation MAAILHTERLLLRPLTLADGPELAAINGDAAVMRHFPKPLDFAASEAFRERIARHFAEHGYGFWGVFRQEAPGLVGLVGLLNIPWEARFTPAVEIGWRIAPAHQGKGYALEAARAALAHGFGPLGLAEIVAFTIPANEPSWRLMEKLGMAPDGDFEHPNLPEGHPMRRHLLYRLRKILPARRNPGATPGEPGSGAFGPGIGPGGRD, via the coding sequence ATGGCCGCCATCCTGCACACGGAACGCCTGCTGCTGCGGCCGCTCACCCTGGCCGACGGGCCTGAACTCGCCGCCATCAACGGGGATGCGGCGGTGATGCGGCATTTCCCGAAGCCGCTCGACTTCGCCGCGAGCGAGGCCTTCCGCGAGCGCATCGCGCGCCATTTCGCCGAGCATGGCTACGGCTTCTGGGGCGTGTTCCGGCAGGAGGCGCCGGGGCTGGTGGGCCTGGTCGGCCTGCTCAATATCCCCTGGGAGGCGCGCTTCACCCCGGCGGTCGAGATCGGCTGGCGCATCGCCCCCGCCCATCAGGGCAAGGGCTACGCGCTGGAGGCGGCGCGGGCGGCGCTGGCGCATGGCTTCGGCCCGCTCGGCCTCGCCGAGATCGTCGCCTTCACCATCCCGGCCAATGAGCCCTCCTGGCGGCTGATGGAAAAGCTCGGCATGGCGCCGGACGGTGATTTCGAGCACCCGAACCTGCCCGAGGGGCATCCGATGCGCCGCCACCTCCTCTATCGCCTGCGGAAAATCTTGCCCGCCCGGCGTAACCCCGGCGCCACCCCCGGCGAACCGGGATCAGGCGCTTTCGGGCCCGGCATCGGGCCGGGCGGGCGCGATTGA